The Treponema medium genome has a window encoding:
- a CDS encoding ATP-dependent Clp protease proteolytic subunit: MNTFYNAEETSKEKTSDSANDQLMQKFLNTRQIILSGEVNKELAEKVIRQLLILESDSASKPIYVYIDSPGGDVDAGFAIFDMIRFIKPPVYTIGMGLVASAGALILLAAPKNYRLGLPNSHYLIHQPLSGIKGVATDIEIHAKEIEKIRVKINALIAEETGKDVADVAKDTDRDYWLSADEATAYGLILQVIKTRSDLPKK, from the coding sequence ATGAATACTTTTTATAACGCGGAAGAAACATCAAAAGAAAAAACAAGCGATAGCGCAAATGATCAGCTGATGCAAAAATTCTTGAATACCCGTCAAATTATTCTGTCGGGTGAAGTGAATAAAGAACTGGCAGAAAAGGTTATCCGTCAGCTTTTGATTCTTGAATCCGATTCCGCTTCAAAACCGATTTATGTGTATATCGATTCTCCGGGCGGAGATGTTGATGCCGGTTTTGCAATTTTTGATATGATCCGGTTCATCAAACCGCCGGTTTATACGATTGGTATGGGATTGGTAGCCAGTGCAGGTGCGCTTATTCTTTTAGCGGCGCCGAAAAACTACCGGCTTGGGCTTCCGAATAGTCACTACCTCATCCATCAGCCGTTATCCGGCATCAAAGGGGTCGCGACGGATATCGAAATCCATGCAAAAGAAATCGAAAAAATCCGCGTAAAAATCAATGCGCTTATCGCCGAAGAAACCGGTAAGGACGTAGCGGACGTTGCTAAAGATACCGACCGCGACTACTGGCTTTCGGCAGACGAAGCAACCGCTTACGGGCTCATCTTACAGGTCATTAAAACCCGCAGCGACCTTCCCAAAAAATAA
- the lepB gene encoding signal peptidase I, with the protein MALFFRVCTGLSFIFSLLLVVKNMHGLALAGSIAGIIFSSVLVYSQLRLNRTRTYISLVFTRKLFDYWPFVMIACFVCSRALVEHSPYIMDAILALLWFSIVVLKAITVHYMKNKNLQKYFADIQPIPLKKKMFPLKGKKGGEILKSILIELLEWIDAAFYAIFFVLLINIFIFQVYRIPSESMVPEFMIGDTVIGFKTPSGPAFPLSSFRLPRWKNYKRGDIVILNNPNYPDTPKARLKTFMSQLVYMLTLARVNINTDDNGKPKADPLVKRVTGLPGEKLMLVDGVLYIKHRGDTEFLPVEEDQLYANWDLASLPISERRLIKDIYIGAEELRILEAVESQRKDLNLNDAVQQAESLINRLSLLKDNKDTAAAADFLPEAGYEMSALFRANDTISREILTTNGGLAWFRSFMTGWIPYWQSGDAQDASLYEKRFAQLNALIKLSFGKIVIRNIELFRANATAEQFINDEVRNRLLEEAQNYAFYLAWTNQRNMNVFPAGADEYIPENTYFMMGDNRFNSTDMRHTTVFKLTSVDKNDAQSIRFLSNIEPKYVPAEKILGTTVLRVFPFSRFGAL; encoded by the coding sequence ATGGCACTATTTTTCCGCGTTTGTACGGGACTGTCTTTTATTTTTTCACTGCTATTAGTTGTCAAGAATATGCATGGCTTAGCCCTTGCGGGGAGCATTGCCGGTATTATTTTTTCTTCCGTGCTTGTGTATTCGCAATTAAGGTTAAACCGGACAAGAACTTATATCTCGCTTGTTTTCACGAGAAAGCTTTTCGATTATTGGCCATTTGTTATGATTGCCTGCTTTGTTTGTTCCCGTGCACTGGTAGAACATTCACCTTATATAATGGATGCCATCCTTGCGCTGTTATGGTTCAGTATCGTTGTTTTAAAAGCTATTACTGTTCATTATATGAAAAATAAGAACTTACAAAAATATTTTGCCGATATTCAACCCATTCCATTAAAGAAAAAAATGTTTCCGCTCAAGGGTAAAAAAGGCGGAGAAATACTAAAATCAATACTCATCGAATTGCTCGAATGGATCGATGCCGCTTTTTATGCGATCTTTTTTGTGCTGTTAATCAATATCTTTATCTTTCAAGTATATCGCATTCCATCGGAATCTATGGTGCCTGAATTTATGATCGGCGATACGGTTATCGGCTTTAAAACTCCATCGGGACCCGCTTTTCCGCTTTCTTCTTTTAGGCTCCCTCGATGGAAGAACTATAAACGCGGCGACATTGTTATTTTAAATAATCCGAATTACCCCGATACACCTAAGGCACGGCTTAAAACATTTATGTCCCAGTTGGTCTATATGCTCACCCTTGCGCGGGTTAATATCAATACTGATGACAACGGCAAACCGAAAGCAGATCCGCTGGTAAAGCGAGTTACCGGACTTCCCGGCGAAAAACTGATGCTTGTCGACGGGGTTCTGTACATTAAACATCGCGGCGATACCGAATTCTTACCGGTAGAAGAAGATCAGCTCTATGCAAATTGGGATTTAGCGAGCCTTCCCATATCAGAGCGCCGTTTAATCAAAGATATATACATCGGCGCTGAAGAACTGCGTATATTGGAAGCCGTTGAATCGCAGCGGAAAGATCTTAACTTAAACGATGCGGTACAGCAAGCGGAATCACTTATCAATCGGCTCTCTCTTTTAAAAGATAATAAGGATACTGCAGCCGCTGCGGATTTTCTGCCGGAAGCAGGATATGAGATGAGCGCTCTCTTCCGTGCCAACGATACAATAAGCCGCGAAATTTTAACCACCAACGGCGGACTTGCATGGTTCCGCAGCTTTATGACGGGATGGATTCCCTATTGGCAAAGCGGCGATGCACAGGACGCTTCATTATATGAAAAACGGTTTGCACAGTTGAATGCGCTGATCAAACTTTCCTTCGGTAAAATTGTTATCCGCAATATTGAGCTGTTCCGCGCAAACGCTACGGCAGAGCAATTCATCAACGATGAAGTGCGGAATAGGCTGTTGGAAGAAGCGCAAAATTATGCCTTTTATCTTGCATGGACTAATCAGCGCAATATGAATGTTTTCCCTGCCGGAGCAGATGAGTACATCCCTGAAAACACATATTTTATGATGGGCGATAACCGGTTTAATTCAACCGATATGCGCCATACTACTGTTTTTAAACTCACTTCTGTTGATAAGAACGATGCACAATCCATTCGATTTTTAAGTAATATTGAACCGAAATATGTCCCTGCGGAAAAAATACTCGGTACGACGGTACTACGGGTATTCCCCTTCTCACGATTTGGAGCTTTATAA
- the uvrB gene encoding excinuclease ABC subunit UvrB, which produces MKQFKLIADYQPAGDQGDAIRQLADGILAGDRFQTLKGVTGSGKTFTMANIIQAVQKPTLIISHNKTLAAQLYREFKGFFPENAVEYFVSYYDYYQPEAYVPARDLYIEKDAAINDEIDRLRLSATFSLMERRDVIVVSTVSCIYGLGLPESWRDLRITIEKGQTIDPGKLKKQLISLQYERNDAVLERGRFRVKGDVMEVFPAYMEEAYRIEFDWEEIVRIRRFSPLTGEVSQEYEELSIYPAKHFVMPENAIPNAIERIKQELDARLETFKAQGKLFEAERLKTRTEYDIEMLSEMGYCPGIENYSAPIANRKPGEPPATLFHYFPKDFLLFMDESHVTFPQIGAMYEGDRSRKQNLVDFGFRLPCALDNRPLKINEFETMLNQAVFVSATPGPKELQYSTRVVEQLIRPTGLLDPLIEIHPSEGQMEHIYGEVKKRIAKDERSLILTLTKKMAEDLTDYLTGLGLKVKYIHSEVETIERVEILKGLRAGEFDVLIGINLLREGIDLPEVSFIGILDADKIGFLRSTTSLVQIVGRAARNANGSVVMYADRISDAMKETIEETTRRRSIQQAYNDEHGITPKTIKKSIEDILVRETEIKKEAARAETEPLVNSFNILNPADRKKLIKKLEAQMAEYADMLLFEEAAVVRDKIEEIKRLASF; this is translated from the coding sequence ATGAAACAGTTTAAACTCATAGCGGATTATCAGCCTGCGGGCGACCAAGGAGATGCGATACGGCAGCTTGCGGACGGCATACTTGCCGGCGACCGGTTTCAAACACTCAAAGGTGTTACCGGTTCGGGCAAGACTTTTACGATGGCGAATATCATTCAGGCAGTGCAAAAGCCGACGCTGATTATCAGCCACAACAAAACGCTTGCGGCGCAGCTCTACCGCGAGTTCAAAGGCTTTTTCCCTGAAAACGCCGTCGAATACTTTGTTTCATACTATGATTACTACCAGCCGGAGGCGTATGTTCCGGCGCGAGACCTCTATATTGAAAAAGACGCTGCAATTAACGATGAGATAGACCGGTTGCGGCTTTCGGCAACGTTCAGCTTGATGGAGCGACGGGATGTCATTGTTGTGTCAACAGTGTCGTGCATTTACGGCTTAGGTTTGCCCGAATCATGGCGCGATTTACGCATCACCATAGAAAAAGGGCAGACCATTGATCCCGGTAAACTCAAAAAACAGCTGATCAGCTTGCAATACGAACGCAACGATGCGGTGTTGGAACGCGGTCGGTTCCGTGTTAAAGGCGATGTGATGGAAGTATTCCCTGCCTATATGGAAGAAGCGTACCGCATCGAATTTGACTGGGAAGAGATTGTGCGTATCCGCCGCTTTAGCCCGCTGACCGGCGAAGTGAGCCAAGAATACGAAGAGCTTTCGATCTATCCCGCAAAGCACTTTGTTATGCCGGAAAATGCTATCCCCAATGCCATCGAGCGGATTAAGCAGGAGCTTGATGCACGTTTGGAAACGTTCAAGGCGCAGGGAAAGCTCTTTGAGGCTGAACGGCTAAAAACCCGTACCGAATACGATATCGAAATGCTCTCCGAGATGGGGTATTGTCCGGGTATAGAAAACTACTCTGCACCGATTGCGAACCGCAAGCCGGGTGAGCCGCCTGCAACGCTTTTTCATTACTTTCCTAAGGACTTCCTCCTTTTTATGGACGAAAGCCACGTAACCTTTCCGCAGATCGGCGCGATGTACGAAGGCGACCGCAGCCGCAAGCAGAACCTTGTAGACTTCGGCTTCCGGCTCCCCTGCGCGCTTGATAACCGCCCGCTCAAAATCAATGAGTTTGAAACAATGCTCAATCAGGCTGTCTTTGTTTCCGCAACGCCCGGTCCCAAAGAATTGCAATATTCTACCCGCGTCGTTGAGCAGCTCATCCGCCCGACCGGTCTGTTAGACCCGCTCATCGAAATTCATCCGAGCGAGGGGCAGATGGAGCATATCTACGGTGAGGTGAAAAAACGTATCGCAAAGGACGAGCGGAGCCTCATCCTCACCCTCACCAAGAAGATGGCGGAAGACCTTACCGACTACCTCACCGGTCTGGGCTTAAAGGTAAAGTACATTCACAGCGAGGTGGAAACCATCGAGCGGGTAGAAATCCTCAAAGGCTTGAGGGCGGGTGAGTTCGATGTGCTCATTGGAATTAACCTCCTGCGGGAAGGTATCGACCTGCCGGAAGTGTCGTTTATCGGCATCCTCGACGCGGATAAAATCGGCTTTTTGCGGTCAACTACCAGCCTCGTACAGATTGTCGGGCGGGCGGCGCGTAATGCCAACGGCAGCGTAGTGATGTATGCCGACCGTATCAGCGACGCGATGAAGGAAACAATAGAAGAAACAACCCGCCGCCGTTCAATTCAGCAAGCCTACAACGATGAGCACGGCATTACGCCTAAAACCATCAAAAAATCCATCGAGGATATTCTGGTACGCGAAACGGAAATCAAAAAAGAAGCCGCCCGCGCCGAAACAGAGCCGCTTGTCAACAGCTTCAATATTCTGAACCCCGCCGACCGCAAAAAGCTTATCAAAAAGCTCGAAGCACAGATGGCTGAATATGCTGATATGCTCCTCTTTGAAGAAGCGGCGGTGGTGAGGGATAAGATCGAAGAGATTAAGCGCCTCGCTTCCTTTTGA